A window of Stenotrophomonas indicatrix genomic DNA:
CGGCCGGAGACGTAGATGCCGATATGCCCACCGCGGAAACTGGATTCGGTGTAGTCCTGCGTGCCCAGCCGGCCACGCATCGCGCGCGATGCATCCGGTGGCACCAGATGATCCTGTTCGGCGTAGATGTTCAGCACCGGCAGGGTCACCTGCGACAGATCCACCGCCTCTTCGCCGATGCGCACGGTGCCATTGACCAGGCCGTTGCCCTGGTAGAACTGCTTGATGAACTCGCGGAAGGCTTCACCCGCGAGGTCCGGCGAGTCGAAGATCCACTTTTCCATGCGCAGGAAATCCTCCAGCGCCGCCTTGTCATCGAGGATGTCGAGCAGGCCCACGTACTTCTGCACGTTCAGGCGGAATGGCTTGAGCATCAGGTAGCTGGCATTCATCAGATCGGCCGGGATGTTGCCCAGCGTATCCACCAGCAGATCCACATCCACCTGTTGGGCCCAGTGCGACAACATGTTGTCGGCGGTCTGGAAGTCGACCGGGGTGACCATGGTGATCAGGTTGCCCAGCTTCTGCCGCCGCAGTGCGGCGTAGCACAGGGCGAACACGCCGCCCTGGCAGATTCCCAGCATGTCGACCCGGCCTCCACTGCGTGCGCGCAGCGCATCCACCGCGCCATCGATGTAGCGCAGCAGATAGTCCTCAAGCGTCTGGTAGCGTTCGGAACGGTCCGGATAACCCCAGTCCAGCACATATACGTCCTGGCCCAAGGCCAGCAGCTTCTGCACCAGCGACCGATCGGCCTGCAGGTCCACCATGTACGGGCGGTTGACCAGTGCGTACACGATCAGCAGCGGTGTGCGCCGCACCGGCGCGTTCTCGCCGACGAAGCGATACAGCACCACTTTGCCATCGCGCCAGACTTCTTCGCGGGCGGTGGCGCCATAGTCGACATCCTCCACCTGCGGCAGCAGCTTCAACCCTTCCATCAGCTTGCGCTGCATGGCCAGGGTCTCCTGCATCAGGTCATCGGCATTGAAGCCCAGCGGTCCTTTCATGGCTTACGACTTCCGCGTGGTCGCGCGGGTGGCGGCCTTCTTCGCTGGCGCTTTCTTCGCAGCAGGCTTCTTCGCTGCAGCCTTCTTCGCTGCAGGCTTGCGCGCGACGGGCTTGACCCTGGCAGGCGCTGGCTGGGCAACCGGATCGACGGCATCGGTACCGGTACCGGCAAGCGCCGCCACCTGTGCCTGCACCCGGCGCAGGCTGCGCTCGAGCTCGGCAATGCGACGGTGGGCGGCATCCATCTCGCTGCGGGTGGGCAGGCCGATGCGTTCACTCATCTGTTCAACCTCGCGCTGCAGGCCTGCGCGCAGGCGCATCTGTGCGTTGCCCAGCGAGGCATACACCTGCTGGAACGGCTCGGACATGGCGACCTTGGCGTAGGCCTCCTCGGCCACTTCAATCCACAGATCGAACATCGCCCGGGCGCTGGTCAGCTGGCTGCCGGGCTGCTCGTGTTCGGCCAGGCGCTGCTCGAACAGGTCGAACGCCTCTTCCAGTGCCTGCTTGATCTGCTCGACATAGGCCTGCGAATGCTGCTGGTACTCCTCCTGCGCGCGCAGCAGGGCCTGCCACCGCGCCTGGTGCTCGCGGCCGGGCCCGAACGCCGGGCTCTGCAGCCAAGGGCCAGCCAGCGTCTGCAACTGCTGGAACCACGCCGTGAACTCGGGCGGAGCAGCGTCCACATGGGTGCTGCCGCGGGCCCCCTGCAGCATCCACTGCAGCATGCCGTCGCCCTGCCCCTTCACCGCTTCACGCCAAGCCTGGGCGACCTCGGCACTGCTGGCATCGCGGCCGGCAAAGCGTGCAGCGACTTCCTGCATGGTGCCGTACCAGCTGCCAGCCTGCTCGCGGAACCGCCGCACTGCCTCTTCGGGCGCGGCAGCACCGGTCCCGGGCAGCAGTTGGCCCCACCAGTCGAACAGGCGCTTCCAGCTGCCCGGGTCGTCGCCAGCCGGGGTTCCCGGCACTGCTGCATGGCGCAAGGCATCACCCCAGGCGCCGAAGTACTGGCGGGCCAGATTTTCGAAATCGCTGCTGCCGGCGTCGTTGGCCGAGCTGGTCATCGCGCTCCTCCGCAGGGCTGGGTCATGGCTTGGGAATGCGCAGGGTCTTGCTGATCATCAGCGACCCGGACAACGCGAACAGCAGCACCAACGGATGCAGCTGCCAAGGGCCAATCTGCCACTGGCCCAGCCACAGGTCGTGGCCGATGGCATCGGTGCCGGCGGCGATCGCCAGCACGATCACCAGCGCCAGGCTGGTGGGAATCGGCGTTCCCTCGAAGTACTTCACCTTGCCTTCGTCACCGCTCATCGCTTCGGCGGTTACGTTGTAACGGGCCAGGCGGCTGACGCCGCAGCAGACGAAGTAGCTCAGCACCAGCCAGTCCCAGCCCCCCTGCATGCCACAGGCATAGGCCAGCGCTGCGGGTGCGACCCCGAAGGAAATGACGTCCGACAGCGAGTCGAGCTCGCGGCCCAGGGTCGAACTGGATTTGCGCCAGCGCGCGATGCGGCCGTCCAGTGCGTCAAAAATGAAAGCCAGCGGGATCAGCGCCATGCCGAACAGCAGGTAGCCGCGCTCGCCATCCTGCAGGAAACGCATTGCGGCAAACACCGCGCCGGTGCCGCAGAAAGCGTTGGCGAGGGTGAACCAGTCCGCCAGATGGAACTCGCGCAGCATCGAGAAGTGACGTTTCATGAAGTCTCACGGGGCATCAAGGCCCACAGGGTACCGCGAGCGCCGCCACCGGCAACAGCGTGGGCTGCCCCTGTCCTTCACCCGTCACTCACCGATCCTCACCGGCGGTGAATTTTTCGCCACCCATCTTGACAGCCTAGGGGGGTGGCGCCTGTCAGCGCTTATCCACAAAGTTGCCCACGCGTAATCCACACCCCCTGTGGACAACTGGTTCTCACCGACTGCGACGCTGGACATTTCCTCATCACCACAAGCCGGGGTTTCCCTACTTCCCAAGCCGATCCGCCAGCGCTATGGTCTGCGGCGGACCCGCCGCCGCCACGTCCGACTCCTTACCGACGGACGATGTTGATGCTGGATGCACGCACCCTGGCCGCGCAGTTGCGGCAGCCCCATGGCGAGGCCGCGCTGGCCGTGGGCGAATCGATGAACCGCAGCAACGGCGCCCTCAACCAGGCGGCTATCGCATTGCTGGCCGTCGCTGCCGGAGAGCAGGTGCTGGAAATCGGTCCAGGCAACGCCGCCTTTGCGCCGCTGCTGCTGCAGGCCAGTGGCAGTCGCTACGTGGGTGTCGAGCTGTCCAGTGCCATGGTCGCCGCCGGCAACCAGCACCTTGCCGCCAGCGGCCTGGCTGGCCGTGCCGCGCTGCGCGAGGGTGATGCCCATGCCCTGCCCCTGGCTGATGCCAGCGTCGATGCTGCGCTGGCGGTCAACACCCTGTACTTCTGGCCGAACCTGGCCCCGGTACTGGATGAACTGGCACGGGTGCTGCATCGCAGCGGCCGGCTATGCCTGGCCTTCGGCGATGCCGGATTCATGCGCAGCCTGCCCTTTGCCGCCGACTTTGAGCTGCATGAGCTGGACGCAGTGGAGCTGGCGCTGCGGGTGTCCGGCTTCACCGTCACGGCATGGCGCTCGCATCGCGAATGCACGGCCGGCAATGACGGCCAGCAGCGGGAAAAGCACTTCCACCTGCTGCTGGCGCGCCGGCGCTGAAGCTCTCCCCGCCGGGCATGGCCCGGCGCTACCGAGGCTGCGCCGGATGGTAGCGCCGGACCATGTCCGGCGAGCGCAGCGGCCCCCGGAATGCCTCAAAGCCGGCTGAAGGACCAGCTCTGCATGCGTCCATCCCGGTATGGCATCACTCCGTGGAACGGCCGCGGATCGGCATCGAACACCAGCGGCAGGAAGTTGCGGTCGCCCTCCCACATCGGCAGCTGGTCGAGCTTGTCCACGTCCACCCACTCCAGGGTGCCCTCGTGATTGCCGCCGTGCGGGGCACCCTCGAAGCTGTCGATGACGAACACGAAACCGAACCAGTCTTCACCGTGCTTGCCGAAACCCGGCCAGCTGATGGTGCCGCGCAGGCGCATGGCCGTGCAGTCGATACCGGCTTCCTCGGAGATTTCGCGGCGCATGCCGGCGGCGATGTCCTCGGTCGGCTCGACCTTGCCGCCCAGGCCGTTGTACTTGCCCAGATGGTGGTCGCCCGGCCGGGTATTGCGGTGGATCATCAGCACCTGGCGGCCATCGGGCGAGAGCACATAGCCCAGGGTGGCGACGATCGGGGTATACGGCATGTGCGGGTCCGGCGGCGGGTCAGCCGTGGATTATGGCCGATCAACGCACCAGCGACAGGCGACGGTAGCCCTCACCCACGGTGTTGCCGTCTGGATCACGGCGCAGGGTGGCCACGCCATGGCCGCGTTCGGCCAGGTATTCCAGCCATTTGCCGAGGAAGGTGTTCATCCGCATGCGATGGCTGATCAGCTCGGCCGGCGGTGGGTACAGGCCCATCGTGTCCTGCCAGCGGCGGCCGACGTAGCAGTGGGTGGTCTCGGCCTGGCGCGCGTCCCGGTACAGGCGGACGAAGGCCGATGGGTCCGGTTCACCGGTCACCGGGTCGGCCAGGTCATAGGTCAGGCGCAGCTCGACCGTGTAGCGGTGGCACTCGATCACGTCCAGGCGCACGTCCAGGCCATCGCCCACCGAAGAGACATAGCTTCCCGCCACCAACTCGGCTGGCGCGAACAGGCGCACCAGGTGACGGTAGTTCTCTGCGTACAGCCCCATGAGCCAGCTCAGCCGGCTCAGGCGGGGAATGCGCTCGGTACGGGGCAATGCTCGGGCCATGGGTTGATCCTACACGTTGGCCCTTCAACGTGGGGACTGATCGGCCCCGGCCAAAGGGGCCCTGTATCGACCAACGGTCGATACCCACCGCGCAGGTAGACCACGACCGTGGGTCGTAGCGCACCCGTCAACCGCGC
This region includes:
- a CDS encoding CDP-alcohol phosphatidyltransferase family protein; translation: MKRHFSMLREFHLADWFTLANAFCGTGAVFAAMRFLQDGERGYLLFGMALIPLAFIFDALDGRIARWRKSSSTLGRELDSLSDVISFGVAPAALAYACGMQGGWDWLVLSYFVCCGVSRLARYNVTAEAMSGDEGKVKYFEGTPIPTSLALVIVLAIAAGTDAIGHDLWLGQWQIGPWQLHPLVLLFALSGSLMISKTLRIPKP
- a CDS encoding class I SAM-dependent methyltransferase, with amino-acid sequence MLMLDARTLAAQLRQPHGEAALAVGESMNRSNGALNQAAIALLAVAAGEQVLEIGPGNAAFAPLLLQASGSRYVGVELSSAMVAAGNQHLAASGLAGRAALREGDAHALPLADASVDAALAVNTLYFWPNLAPVLDELARVLHRSGRLCLAFGDAGFMRSLPFAADFELHELDAVELALRVSGFTVTAWRSHRECTAGNDGQQREKHFHLLLARRR
- the phaE gene encoding class III poly(R)-hydroxyalkanoic acid synthase subunit PhaE, which codes for MTSSANDAGSSDFENLARQYFGAWGDALRHAAVPGTPAGDDPGSWKRLFDWWGQLLPGTGAAAPEEAVRRFREQAGSWYGTMQEVAARFAGRDASSAEVAQAWREAVKGQGDGMLQWMLQGARGSTHVDAAPPEFTAWFQQLQTLAGPWLQSPAFGPGREHQARWQALLRAQEEYQQHSQAYVEQIKQALEEAFDLFEQRLAEHEQPGSQLTSARAMFDLWIEVAEEAYAKVAMSEPFQQVYASLGNAQMRLRAGLQREVEQMSERIGLPTRSEMDAAHRRIAELERSLRRVQAQVAALAGTGTDAVDPVAQPAPARVKPVARKPAAKKAAAKKPAAKKAPAKKAATRATTRKS
- a CDS encoding DUF1249 domain-containing protein; protein product: MARALPRTERIPRLSRLSWLMGLYAENYRHLVRLFAPAELVAGSYVSSVGDGLDVRLDVIECHRYTVELRLTYDLADPVTGEPDPSAFVRLYRDARQAETTHCYVGRRWQDTMGLYPPPAELISHRMRMNTFLGKWLEYLAERGHGVATLRRDPDGNTVGEGYRRLSLVR
- a CDS encoding class III poly(R)-hydroxyalkanoic acid synthase subunit PhaC; this encodes MKGPLGFNADDLMQETLAMQRKLMEGLKLLPQVEDVDYGATAREEVWRDGKVVLYRFVGENAPVRRTPLLIVYALVNRPYMVDLQADRSLVQKLLALGQDVYVLDWGYPDRSERYQTLEDYLLRYIDGAVDALRARSGGRVDMLGICQGGVFALCYAALRRQKLGNLITMVTPVDFQTADNMLSHWAQQVDVDLLVDTLGNIPADLMNASYLMLKPFRLNVQKYVGLLDILDDKAALEDFLRMEKWIFDSPDLAGEAFREFIKQFYQGNGLVNGTVRIGEEAVDLSQVTLPVLNIYAEQDHLVPPDASRAMRGRLGTQDYTESSFRGGHIGIYVSGRAQREVPATIDNWLKERTP
- a CDS encoding NUDIX hydrolase, whose protein sequence is MPYTPIVATLGYVLSPDGRQVLMIHRNTRPGDHHLGKYNGLGGKVEPTEDIAAGMRREISEEAGIDCTAMRLRGTISWPGFGKHGEDWFGFVFVIDSFEGAPHGGNHEGTLEWVDVDKLDQLPMWEGDRNFLPLVFDADPRPFHGVMPYRDGRMQSWSFSRL